gaaccaaatttaataattcattCTTATATTAATTTGcagtgaaaataaataaataaatattattatacttCGAGTGAATGTTGATTTGTACACGGCACATCTTAGTCAATGGATGCAATTTCAAGGCATTTTCGACTATATTATAATttccataattataattttcagTGTATATCGAACTATAATTACTTTTTTGGGGGGAAAATTGACACATTTCGGTTGAAGGGAAAAACAAATGGAATATGTCACAACCAGCGGATCTATGGGTTATTCACTATTCACACAACCATAAAATCATGATATGAAATGTCAAATGTCtgaaaacaaattaaatatcatttttacacacacaaaaaactcttgtgagacaACATCATGAATCAATTTTGTGAGccgaatattttatttgagtcgtctataaaaaaatattattttttattataaatatgagcaTAATTAACTTGTTTAACTAATAAAAATCTGTAAAACCGTTTCACAAAATATATATTCTAATTTTTATTGATGAGATCTCATGCGAGACATCTCAAATTGATCTATATCTGCAAtaaaaagtgatattttttaacaaaaaaataaaaatttctaacAAGTTACAAATCAACCCGTGAAACATGATACAGtagttttatgatttttatttttttcataaaaaaatataatcccATTTTTAGATTTTTCATATCTAATTATTGAGTTTTAATTTAGATTTCCATGGTTTCCGTTAGTATTTTAGTATCATGTTATACCGATGATTGGGCTCAATATGACATGAGACCGTGTCATggatcttaatctgtgagacgggtcaacccttactgatattcacaataaaaagtaatattcttagcataaaaagtaatattttttatggatggcccaaataagagatctgtctcacaaatacaacacgtgagaccgtctcacacaagttttgccTTTGTTGAGTGTGATGCTCgttataaaaatgcaatttaaaatttatatgcaAAGGGACGTCAAATATTGTGGGATTCGCCAAAGTCTTGCTCTCAAAGAATCAGTCTTAAAGGGGTCGAGTTGGTAGTAACAATGGGTTCTGCTTTCTACTGCTCTTGGCCTTTGATGGAGATTTGTAGCATCATTCAAGTAAACATAGATTGAGATCGTAGAAACACGAGCTTGTGATATAACTACACCCAATGAAAGGAAGATGTGGTTAATGTTTGATATTGAAGTGAGAAGAAAAATAAGGGATTAGTTTTGTAAAACACTGTTAGATTTATGTGGCTTTTTGTTGATAATAAAACAGAGATTTTATTTCGTTTTATTTTATTACCACACACTTACAGTAAAAATTAAagtatttttctaaaaaaaaaaattaattattctaatGAAATACCCCTTGATATAGAGTCAAATAACTTAAAGTTTTAAATACACACAAAATGCTATTattcaaaattaaatatacatGATGTAATCCCTTTAAAATATTGTTAtatgaaataatatttgaattcaaaaaatataattaaatgtaaCAAAATTAATTTTCCAGGTCCTAGATCTCCTAGGTTTTGGTGCCACGGCGAAcctatattaattaaattgaaatAAAGTAAGATTGAATTCACTAGGAAAACTTCTCCAGATATCTACCAATTTATTAACAAAACTTGAATCCCGAATTTTActtaaatacaaagaatttttttttttaaaaaaattaagctGTTTTTAAATCCCTAAAGTCAGTTCGAAAAAATATTTGTGCGCTCTCTGATccatacaaaaaaatatttatactttCTGGACTCATATGTTTTTTTATACTCTCTAGAAACTTATTCAAACTAATTCCTAAGAATATCTCATGTAAAGCCTAACGCCATCGAGAatgaataacataataaaacATTAAGTTGAAATGAGAAGCGAAAAACGGGAGACTTGGTAAAGATATTCACCTTCTCTTACTGTCACAATAAGCAAAGTTTAGATTTAGAgatttaaaaacaaattatcATTAAATATTAGCAAGCAAGGTCTAGGTTTagagatttaaaaataaattgccattaaatattttttacttaAATATAACTAATCTTTGTATCATTTGAATTGAATGGATGAATGAGGAATCGTTATATTTTGACACGATATTTCTATTAATCGATTATAGTTATAttgtttaatatataatattaatattttaaaaaattgttccTGAAATTGTTGAGAAGATTCTACGAGCTTATGTGATAATTTCCCCAATTTTCTTAGCAAAATATTAATCGACAAATAATCAGCACGTCACGTTTGGTCAAATAAAATAACCTTGCCAGTGTCCCTGCTTGCTTTCCCCATTAACAAAGTCCCCCGCGTTGCCTGTAAACCACACAAATACCAACGAAAACAAATTGCTCCACGATTTTACGTCTCTTCAGCTCAATAATAATCGCATCTTTCTCTTCCAACCCACCCTCTCCCCGTCACCCTTTCCAGGTTACTCTTTCATCCCTCCATAAGTCCTCGATTTTCTGTGTCTGTAGATATATTAcccatttttttgttttgtatttgcCGTCTTTGTTGAATCAACTGGGTTTTTCGGGTGTGTAAAGAAtttctttgttttgaattttctgCTTCTGGGATtgaatttgaaataaatttttgtatttttttatttcggGTCGGtgttgcttaatctttgtatTGTTTTGTTTACTTTAATTGGGTGTGAATAAAATTGCAATCTTTGCGTTGCTTTCTCTTTACTGTTTACTTTTCGTGAGAATAACTTTTGGGTCATTTGGTTTGCTTACTTTTCCTTAGAAGAAGGTTCTTAAAACTTTTATACAGTAATTAAGCACACAACAGATCGTTTTTATGTTTTGGACCGTTTGGTCTATGTAATTTGATTGAAGTTTGTATATTACTTATTTTGAAGGGCTTGTGATGAAGGGATAATTTGTacaaataagaaaatatatgtATTGATAGCATAAGAGTTCCGTTTGTGTTGTTGGAAGTGGGACGTTATTGGGTTCTGAAGTTGAGCTGTTGTGGTAATTGATTACATAAAGATGGTGGAGTCAATCGCGGCAACATCCATATTGGGGTTGCGACCTGTGTACGGAAACCATTATTGCAAGAATGTCTCAAACAAGCGGAAGCCGGCTGATCTTTGTCGGCTTACGTTTACAAAATTTCTCGGTAAGGAAGTTTCTTTATCTGCTGCTTTTCCAAGATTTCGATTTGATCGGCCAAGGATGTTGTGGCTGAAGGCTCAAGCGATGGAATTGACGAAGGAGGCATACTCCTATCGTGAGAGAGAGCAAATACATCGTGAATTTATGTACGGGATGGGAGGGACTGGCTTGGATCAGATGCGGGGGTTCTGGCCACCGGAAAATAAGGCGGATAATCCCGCACTAGGTAATCCATTGCTTAGGCAAGAAAGACTTGGTTGTGGATGGTTAGGTGCTATATTTGAGTGGGAAGGCGTGTTAATCGAGGACAATCCAGATCTCGAGAAACAAGCTTGGCTGGCTCTTTCTCAGGAAGAAGGAAAATCGCCACCACCAGCTTTCATGCTTCGTAGAATAGAAGGAATGAAGAATGAGCAAGCAATATCCGAAGTTCTCTGCTGGTCAAGAGATCCAGTCCAAGTAAAAAGAATGGCATCAAGAAAAGAGGATATTTACCAGTCTTTGCAGGGCGGGATTTATCAATTTCGCTCTGGATCTCAAGAATTCGTGAATGTTCTGATACAGTACAAGGTTCCTATTGCTTTGGTATCCACCAGACCAAGAAAGTATCTCGAAACAGCCATTAGAGCCATTGGGATCGAAGGGGTGTTTACTGTCATCGTGGCTGCAGAGGATGTCTACCGAGGAAAGCCCGATCCGGAGATGTTTGTGTATGCTGCACAGCTCCTGCAATTCATACCCGAGAGAGTGATAGTGTTTGGGAACTCGAATAAAACCGTTGAGGCAGCTCATGATGCTCGGATGAAATGTGTGGCCGTTGCTAGCAAACACCCTGTATATGAGCTTGGAGCCGCTGATTTGGTAGTGAGACGACTTAATGAGCTCTCAGTGATCGATATAAAGAACCTAGCAGCTGTTGAATCGGATGAGTTTAAATCCGGTGAACCAGAGATGGAGATGGAGGTTGAGGAAGAAGATCACCTCCCTCCTGTTGGTGTTGATGATAGTTTCTGGTGATATTTTCCAAATGTACAGACAGAATGTTATGCTTAGCCTAATTCTTGGTGATTAATACCTATCATTACCAATACCACGTGTACAAAAAAGGGTTTAGGACTACAAGAAAGAACAAATTCAAGTGGAAGGAAACACATTGTTGTATCATGCATCTGTTATATGTATAGTGATCTGCATTTTAATTTCTGGTTCTTTATTGAAATATGATGCTGACATTCGTTCTTAATTTCGTAGAAGTTTAAGCCAAGAAAAAGGAAGAAATAATGCTGTTTTCTCAACAAAAACTCGGCCTTGCTGAGTTGATGGTTTCACTATTCTGGTTATCCATTGTTCCTCCATATTTCTGCGTTATCTTAGTTTCTGATCAAGTCCcacttaaatttaaaacttcCCTAAACCGCTTCGTTTTGGCCAAAACAGTGAAAAAATTGGTGTTGACTATGCTAAGCATAATAAAATACGCCAAAATTGAAGAATAAGACAAAATGAAAACGAAATAACGATTTTATTAATAAGTGATGGTAGTAATGTATAATCgtgattaataaatattaatagtGACTTTTCTGAAAACAAGAATGTTGAAAAAAAGATAAGCATGAATTAGAAATTTAATTAGCAAGTAATGTCATATAATTATGATAATTAAGTGGAGTAATGATGAATATCCAGTAAATATTGATATTTTTAATAGATATAGACGATATAATTATTAATTGACTCAATACAGTCGATGTGGATCAACACGTTTTCAGACATCATTAACcgataatattaaaagattttaaatcAAACCGAACTCATTTTCATTATTGAAACTCTTATAAATGCCTCATCAGTTTGGAGTCGTCCATGGAAAAGAAGAGGAAATTAGTGAGCTATTTCTATTTCATCTGCTATGGGATCCACAAGCTGTAGatcatatatttaatttgattacattttttcaattttaaactAATTTCTTAGACTAAGGTAGAACATATATATGGACAATGGTCGTATCATAATTTCGTGTTGTTTCTTGCaacataaattattaatatagaTTTAAATAACAcacatttgatatcaaatatcaACTTCAGACGCTATAAATCAATGTCATTTACTGGAAAATTAGTCATGGGTctgcaatttttattttattcaataCTCATatgatattaattaattaaactctaTAAATATCGTAATTTGATTAGAACTTCCCAAATTACTAAAAGCCATAATCATTTACAGGAAtccaatttttaaataattttggttTTTGTAAGTTCCGAGTTACTCTGATCTTATGAAAACTTGGCAATCTCAAGCTAGTTAGATCACTGATCCAGTGTTCTTGTAAGTTTTTTGATAGATATTTTTGTTCTGGTGAAATCTTCTTCTACTCTGATGAACATAGGACTTAGATTTCATGAACTGTGATTTGATACTTTGCTTAGTACTTTGTTAAAATAGacttaatataatatttaattttaatcaaGAAAAAATTAGCTAAACTGGCTttgcaaattttcaaaaattagaatTTAGCCAATGATGGATCTTCGTGCACTAATTTGACTTTCTCAGACAGAGTTTTTTCCCCTTAAAAACCATTAAATTGGAGCTACAGAAAATAACGCTGTTCACAGACATATGCCTTTAAAGTCTCCTGCTTGTTAATTCGTGCGTCATCACTCGCTTAGTCAATCCATAGAGTTCCATAAACTGCGTCCAATTTACCAAAATTCATATTCTACAGCTCGATGAAGAAGAAAGATATGGAGATTTCCGAGAAtaaatttttcttgttttggtCTGTGATCAGCGTTATTTTCTTGAAACTCGGATTCAGCACTATAGATGATACAGAGCTCTCAAAATCAGTTCCTCCGGTTGTGATGTTTCTGTTCAAACATTCTATGGCTATATTCACATGCTACTCATCCATTCATGCCTTCTTTTTTCGTCACCAGATAAACAAATCTATCAATATATATCTCCTAAATTTCACCTTCGGAATCTTCGTTCTTGTGTCTTTCTTCGGCGGAGCATGTGGATATTGTTTCTTACCCATTTACTTTGTCAATGCTTTTATGCAATCTATTTTTCATCGTGTATGATAATGGCGATTTTACCTCCGATCCCAACTACAAACGGGAGCTCTTCTTCTATGCGTGCTACACGCTATCAGCAACAATTTTTGCATGTCTTTCAGCTCTTGGCCCGACAAATCTCAACAGTAATGGTTATCGCATGTTTTCATTTTCTGAATATGCTTCTTGGCTTTATCAATTTGAGAAGAAAAGATTGAGGGAATCGCTTCCATCAACCCAGCCAGAAGTGCATGATCAAAATCTCACCATCTCCAATGGTACTAATAGCAACAAAGTCAAAAAGTCGATAGAATTTGCAGTTGGGTTGCTGGGCAACATTGTTTTTCAGAACTTCTTCAGATTAAACTCCTTCAAAGAAGTGGTGTCGTTCCTCTACTTCGCTGCGACGTGGCTCGCCGACGTTACTCTGCTCTCGCCGTCTCACGATCTGGGGGTTCTGAATTTTCTGCTGGGAAACGCCATCGTGGGTTGTAGTGTGAGTGAATTCGGGCTTAGAGGGAATACTTGGATTGCATATGCGGCTTCTGTTTTCCTCTACTGCTTGAGACTCAAGATCCAATCTTTGTCCGTTGTAAACAGAGGAGGTGGAAATCGCGAAGTTATTCTCTGGTGAAATAACACTAATTTTACATTTAAGCCTTCAGCCTGTAAATTAATTATCCATTTTGATCGCAAAATCTAGCCAGCTACTGATTTATTCGAATACTTTGATGTTTATGAAGAAGGATCTATTTAATTTAGCTTATCTGAAATGTACTAAATGAATCTAATTCAGTAACCAAAACTATCAAACTCATCAAATACAAATATACATGATAACAAGTTTAAACTTTAAGTTcgatttcaataaaaaaatgattcgAGATTGAAATGAATACATTGAtagtttttatataatttacaaAAAACCTGAATAAACtctcttgaaatatttatttataatcacggttttttttaattgtctcacatcggttggataaataatttgaaagttacatatatggacttggacaatcctcTCTCCTTGAGTTAGCTTTTGGGTTGAGTTAGGTTCAAAtctcaatcttaacatgatatcaTAGTTCATGTTTCACCGTTATATTTTGGACTGTTCATAATTGGGCAACCCATTCTGCCCATAGTTTTAATGAGCTTGAGGGGTTGTGTTAATTGTCTCACATCGGTTGTATAAATGACTTGGAAGTTACATATATGAACGTAGACAATCATTTTTTTTGAGCTAACTTTTGAGGTTGAGTTAAGTTCAAATCTCAATCTTAAcatttttaacattaaaatGAGGTATATGAT
The Primulina tabacum isolate GXHZ01 chromosome 9, ASM2559414v2, whole genome shotgun sequence DNA segment above includes these coding regions:
- the LOC142555662 gene encoding 5-amino-6-(5-phospho-D-ribitylamino)uracil phosphatase, chloroplastic-like, yielding MVESIAATSILGLRPVYGNHYCKNVSNKRKPADLCRLTFTKFLGKEVSLSAAFPRFRFDRPRMLWLKAQAMELTKEAYSYREREQIHREFMYGMGGTGLDQMRGFWPPENKADNPALGNPLLRQERLGCGWLGAIFEWEGVLIEDNPDLEKQAWLALSQEEGKSPPPAFMLRRIEGMKNEQAISEVLCWSRDPVQVKRMASRKEDIYQSLQGGIYQFRSGSQEFVNVLIQYKVPIALVSTRPRKYLETAIRAIGIEGVFTVIVAAEDVYRGKPDPEMFVYAAQLLQFIPERVIVFGNSNKTVEAAHDARMKCVAVASKHPVYELGAADLVVRRLNELSVIDIKNLAAVESDEFKSGEPEMEMEVEEEDHLPPVGVDDSFW